From the Homalodisca vitripennis isolate AUS2020 unplaced genomic scaffold, UT_GWSS_2.1 ScUCBcl_608;HRSCAF=2996, whole genome shotgun sequence genome, one window contains:
- the LOC124370927 gene encoding uncharacterized protein LOC124370927, producing MGKCCFCFSLEFGSLAIAACSVLFWIFVLFDILTVNRYNTKNAVESGVARLLIDMVLATLMFIGAQKRMSLLILLWVLVEFVLILVNVVLALVVGIMQLSHVMLLGAAIIGTFYTLALIVVFNFYREVRDGQ from the exons ATGGGAAAATGCTGCTTCTGCTTCTCCCTCGAATTTGGTTCTCTGGCCATTGCTGCTTGTTCTGTG CTTTTCTGGATTTTTGTGCTGTTCGATATATTAACAGTCAACAGATACA ATACAAAAAATGCTGTGGAGAGTGGTGTCGCCCGTCTATTGATTGATATGGTTCTGGCTACGTTGATGTTCATAGGAGCACAGAAG AGAATGTCGCTGCTGATACTACTGTGGGTGCTGGTAGAGTTTGTGCTGATCCTCGTCAACGTTGTATTGGCTTTAGTCGTCGGAATAATGCAGCTCAGCCATGTGATGCTGCTAGGAGCGGCCATTATTGGCA CTTTCTACACCCTCGCCTTAATCGTGGTGTTTAACTTCTACCGTGAGGTGAGAGATGGCCAATGA